From a region of the Vairimorpha necatrix chromosome 4, complete sequence genome:
- a CDS encoding homeobox domain-containing protein 10 → MGMKYSKNEDEKYVEALFGLLRMRRDKKVYPKKLYFTRMQLFVLKKIFRLSVYPSKDLKNDIASILNLSTCSIDDWFVNERKLSLRPSTTNKLYAVVTPRKLLQIYNDALYIYLQ, encoded by the coding sequence atgggtatgaaatattcaaaaaacgaagatgaaaaatatgtaGAAGCTTTGTTTGGTCTGTTGAGGATGCGTAGggataaaaaagtttatcCTAAAAAACTGTATTTTACACGAATGCaactttttgttttgaaaaaaatttttaggtTGTCGGTTTATCCTTCTAaggatttaaaaaatgacatCGCATCGATACTAAATTTAAGCACTTGTTCGATTGATGACTGGTTTGTAAATGAGCGAAAATTGAGTTTACGACCTTCTACAAcgaataaattatatgcaGTAGTTACGCCCAGGAAACTACTTCAAATATACAATGATGCattgtatatttatttgcaATAG